In one window of Pseudodesulfovibrio sp. S3 DNA:
- the proC gene encoding pyrroline-5-carboxylate reductase translates to MNKKIGFIGVGNMGSAIIKGLASRDDIELHGADLHTDTLARLSKKYGLVVQKSAADLAKACDYIVLAVKPQHAEPVVKELTIDLDTSKCLISICAGITLAQYEDWTEDRCAVVRVMPNTPALVGQSVSAICLDNHHLSNGMKTFVPEVFMSIGQTHILPEKQFDAFTGVIGSGPAYVFYFMEAMIESGVALGLSRPQATEMVKGLFLGSAAMADESDYSVTQLREMVTSPGGTTIRALMHFDRQGMKGDIIDGVFESYYRSIELGKN, encoded by the coding sequence ATGAATAAGAAAATCGGGTTCATAGGCGTTGGCAACATGGGGTCAGCCATCATCAAAGGGCTGGCTTCACGTGATGACATTGAATTGCACGGAGCCGACCTGCACACGGACACCCTTGCAAGACTGAGCAAGAAATACGGTCTGGTCGTTCAGAAGAGCGCCGCCGACCTTGCCAAGGCATGTGACTACATCGTCCTTGCCGTCAAGCCGCAGCACGCCGAGCCCGTGGTCAAGGAGTTGACGATCGATTTGGATACGTCCAAATGTCTCATCTCCATCTGTGCCGGTATCACCCTGGCGCAATACGAAGACTGGACCGAAGACCGGTGTGCCGTTGTGCGCGTCATGCCCAATACTCCCGCCCTCGTCGGGCAAAGTGTGTCTGCCATTTGTCTGGATAACCACCACCTTTCAAATGGGATGAAGACCTTTGTCCCCGAGGTGTTCATGAGTATCGGTCAAACACACATTCTGCCGGAAAAGCAATTTGATGCTTTTACCGGAGTGATCGGTTCCGGTCCGGCATATGTCTTCTACTTCATGGAAGCCATGATCGAGTCCGGCGTGGCATTGGGCCTGAGTCGTCCCCAGGCCACTGAAATGGTCAAGGGGCTGTTCCTCGGCTCTGCCGCAATGGCTGACGAGAGCGATTACTCCGTCACCCAGCTTCGGGAGATGGTCACTTCTCCCGGGGGGACGACCATCCGCGCACTCATGCACTTTGATCGTCAGGGCATGAAAGGAGACATCATCGACGGTGTCTTCGAATCCTACTATCGAAGTATCGAACTCGGCAAAAACTAA
- the fliM gene encoding flagellar motor switch protein FliM, which translates to MSKILEQDEVDALLRGLSGGDVETETEIPEDDTGVVAFDLANQDRIIRGRMPVLEIVNDRFARLCTNALANTMRKRVDINPISIDMSKFGDFMRSLPVPTSISIFKMDPLRGNALLVVDSRLVFALVENFFGGAGSQPKVEGRDFTPIEQAIVERVVKIALANMEESWKPVHEVHVEMVRTEVNPQFAAIVPPSDVVIVVTFEVELENAIGSLIVCLPYATMEPIRSKLHASFQSERLEVDHVWINRFKERLMETPVEMVVRMGRTTISGRQLLYLQEGDIILLDTDEDELLEAEIEGIRKFQGLPGRVKGNKSFQVVKEEAIRF; encoded by the coding sequence ATGAGCAAAATCCTCGAACAAGATGAAGTTGACGCCCTGCTCCGAGGTCTTTCCGGCGGGGATGTTGAAACGGAGACAGAGATACCGGAGGACGATACCGGTGTAGTCGCCTTTGACCTGGCCAATCAGGACAGGATCATTCGCGGTCGTATGCCCGTTCTCGAAATCGTCAACGACCGTTTCGCCAGACTGTGCACCAATGCGCTGGCCAACACCATGCGCAAACGGGTGGATATCAATCCCATATCCATTGACATGTCCAAATTCGGCGACTTCATGCGCTCCCTGCCGGTGCCTACGTCCATTTCCATTTTCAAGATGGACCCTTTGCGCGGCAACGCCCTGCTTGTGGTCGATTCCCGTCTGGTTTTTGCCCTGGTCGAAAATTTCTTCGGCGGCGCGGGCAGTCAGCCCAAGGTCGAGGGCCGTGATTTCACGCCCATCGAACAGGCCATTGTCGAACGCGTGGTCAAGATTGCACTGGCAAATATGGAGGAATCCTGGAAACCGGTGCATGAAGTGCATGTGGAGATGGTCCGCACGGAGGTCAACCCTCAATTTGCGGCCATTGTCCCGCCTTCGGACGTCGTCATCGTCGTCACTTTCGAAGTGGAACTGGAAAATGCCATAGGCTCGCTCATTGTCTGTCTGCCCTACGCCACCATGGAGCCCATCCGCTCGAAGCTGCACGCCTCCTTCCAGTCCGAACGACTGGAAGTTGACCATGTGTGGATCAACCGCTTCAAGGAGCGGCTCATGGAAACGCCGGTGGAAATGGTCGTGCGCATGGGCAGAACCACCATCAGTGGCCGCCAGCTTCTCTACCTGCAAGAAGGCGACATCATTCTGCTCGATACTGACGAAGACGAGCTTCTGGAAGCTGAAATCGAAGGTATCCGCAAGTTTCAGGGGTTGCCTGGCCGCGTTAAGGGCAACAAATCTTTTCAGGTTGTCAAAGAAGAAGCGATTCGCTTCTAA
- a CDS encoding peptidoglycan DD-metalloendopeptidase family protein — MYRFILLIILSILFISGASPAQDRDEVLSETLQQEHQRADENEQKVRELTQKAGQISTRLSDIEHDVKLLQSKIREQEKVLNTIKENELKTRNDHFALEKEQQRITLELSGLMQTLWPVHLQNVRARFGGVDSWAMFDRRFNWLAGIYEATSLKLAEAKSNSEKIIKNLEHQRRLEAEAEKQLVQVNQSKDRLLGNKYALRKNLRSITKQRKDAETELTEILSTIENLKYQLQSQKTKQFSLYKRALPWPVNGRVVSEYSPQAKPPVRGLVIGTNDGATVQSIFWGKIVHNDTLRGFGHVIIIYHGYNYYSLYAYLSETFVRNGQEVEKNEPLGTVGYYPKADGPGLYFELRFHQKPINPKTWLTAVK, encoded by the coding sequence ATGTATCGATTCATTTTGCTGATCATTCTCTCAATCCTTTTCATATCCGGCGCTTCTCCGGCACAGGATCGGGATGAGGTATTAAGCGAGACCTTGCAGCAGGAGCATCAGCGCGCCGATGAAAACGAACAGAAAGTCCGTGAACTGACGCAAAAGGCCGGACAGATTTCAACGCGGCTTTCCGACATCGAGCACGATGTAAAACTGCTGCAGAGCAAGATTCGTGAACAGGAAAAAGTGTTGAACACAATCAAGGAAAACGAACTCAAGACCCGCAACGATCATTTTGCCCTTGAAAAGGAACAGCAGCGCATTACTCTGGAATTGTCGGGGTTGATGCAGACGTTATGGCCGGTGCATCTGCAAAATGTCAGGGCCAGATTCGGAGGCGTGGACAGCTGGGCAATGTTCGATCGCCGTTTCAACTGGCTTGCAGGTATTTACGAGGCAACAAGTCTCAAGTTGGCCGAGGCCAAATCCAATTCCGAAAAAATAATCAAAAATCTTGAGCATCAGCGGAGATTGGAGGCTGAGGCGGAAAAACAATTGGTACAGGTCAATCAGAGCAAAGACCGACTTCTGGGCAACAAGTACGCTCTTCGCAAGAATTTGCGCTCGATAACAAAACAACGCAAGGATGCGGAAACCGAACTGACCGAGATCCTGTCCACCATCGAGAATCTCAAATATCAGCTACAATCTCAAAAAACCAAACAATTTTCATTATATAAACGTGCCCTTCCCTGGCCGGTCAATGGGCGTGTCGTATCGGAATACAGTCCCCAGGCCAAACCGCCGGTCAGAGGGCTTGTTATTGGAACAAATGACGGGGCAACGGTTCAATCTATATTTTGGGGAAAAATAGTTCACAATGACACGTTGCGTGGGTTCGGGCATGTGATCATCATCTACCATGGGTACAACTATTACAGCCTTTACGCATACTTGTCAGAAACGTTCGTGCGAAACGGGCAAGAAGTGGAAAAGAATGAACCCTTGGGAACAGTCGGTTATTATCCAAAAGCCGATGGGCCGGGGTTGTATTTTGAATTGCGTTTTCATCAAAAACCAATTAACCCAAAAACTTGGTTAACAGCCGTAAAATGA
- a CDS encoding endonuclease III domain-containing protein, which produces MARADILMDMFETMKTALGPSHWWPGDTPFEISIGAILTQNTNWQNVEKAIANLKANDLLDAEAMHGLDMTELAELIRPAGYYNIKARRIHHFLEFLRNEVDFDLPALKKHSLYDLRPKVLNINGIGPETADCILLYALGFPTFVVDTYTARLMGRHGLAYEDIDYHGLQTIFMDALPEDVALYNEYHALVVRVGANWCKKKAGLCETCPLQPFLEL; this is translated from the coding sequence ATGGCGCGGGCTGACATATTGATGGACATGTTCGAGACCATGAAAACGGCACTCGGGCCGAGCCATTGGTGGCCAGGCGATACCCCTTTTGAAATATCCATCGGTGCCATTTTGACCCAGAACACCAACTGGCAAAACGTGGAAAAGGCCATAGCCAATCTCAAAGCCAACGACCTGCTTGATGCTGAAGCCATGCACGGTTTGGACATGACCGAACTGGCCGAGTTGATCCGCCCTGCCGGATATTACAATATCAAGGCCAGGCGCATTCATCATTTTCTGGAATTCCTCAGAAACGAGGTCGATTTCGATCTTCCCGCACTGAAGAAGCACTCTTTGTATGACCTCAGACCAAAGGTACTCAACATCAACGGCATAGGGCCGGAGACGGCAGATTGCATCCTGCTGTATGCATTGGGTTTTCCGACATTCGTCGTGGACACGTACACAGCTCGCCTCATGGGCCGGCACGGTCTGGCTTACGAGGACATCGACTATCACGGGTTGCAGACCATTTTCATGGACGCCTTGCCGGAAGATGTGGCATTGTATAATGAGTATCATGCTCTTGTCGTCCGGGTCGGAGCAAATTGGTGTAAAAAGAAAGCCGGACTGTGTGAAACCTGCCCCCTCCAACCTTTTTTGGAACTCTAA
- a CDS encoding ATP-binding cassette domain-containing protein, with translation MISITGVTKAFNKGDVNEVAALTGVNLEVKDGDFITIIGSNGAGKSTFLNALAGSFPIDSGKIVLDGTDITKWPEHKRASLIGRVFQDPLLGTCAGATIEQNLSMANKRGLPRGLSFGVKAGDRVFFKEKLSILGLGLEDRLKTHTGLLSGGQRQALTMLMATLVRPQLLLLDEHTAALDPKTGGMVLDLTAEIVRSLGLTTLMVTHNMNQAIAMGNRLIMFHRGQIVLDICGEEKQTLKVEDLLLRFSKLRGDEGISDRMLLS, from the coding sequence ATGATATCCATTACCGGGGTAACCAAAGCCTTCAACAAAGGCGACGTCAACGAAGTGGCCGCCCTGACCGGCGTGAACCTGGAAGTGAAGGACGGTGACTTCATCACCATCATCGGCTCGAACGGTGCCGGAAAATCCACATTCCTCAATGCACTTGCAGGCTCCTTCCCCATAGATTCCGGAAAGATAGTCCTCGACGGAACCGACATCACCAAATGGCCTGAGCACAAACGAGCCTCCCTGATCGGGCGTGTATTCCAGGATCCGTTGCTCGGCACCTGTGCCGGGGCCACCATCGAACAGAATTTGTCCATGGCCAACAAGCGGGGCCTGCCCCGTGGCCTGTCTTTTGGAGTCAAAGCCGGCGACCGCGTGTTTTTCAAAGAAAAGCTTTCCATCCTCGGGCTCGGGCTTGAAGATCGCCTCAAAACCCATACAGGGCTGCTCTCGGGCGGACAGCGCCAGGCCCTGACCATGCTGATGGCCACCTTGGTGAGGCCTCAGTTGCTGCTCCTGGATGAACACACCGCTGCCCTTGACCCCAAGACCGGAGGCATGGTTCTTGACCTGACGGCCGAGATTGTCAGGTCATTGGGATTGACCACCCTGATGGTTACTCACAACATGAACCAGGCCATTGCCATGGGCAACCGGCTGATCATGTTCCACCGCGGTCAGATTGTTCTGGATATCTGCGGTGAGGAAAAACAGACTCTTAAGGTGGAAGACCTGCTCCTGCGCTTTTCCAAGCTGCGTGGAGATGAAGGAATATCCGATCGAATGTTGTTGAGTTAA
- a CDS encoding ABC transporter permease, with the protein MTLYAFLGALEQGFAYGLMVIGVYLTFRVLDFPDLTVDGSLPLGAAVSAVAITSGYSPVLAILMASGAGFLAGMVTGILNTKFKILHLLASILTMIALYSINLRIMGRPNMALLGQDTVVDRFINFSRLLPQHAAPLLFAVICFVIVAVLIWFLHTEKGLAFLATGDNKQMITSQGVNTDNVIIFGVGLSNALVAASGALVAQNQGAADVNMGVGTIVAGLASVIIGETVFGDKTISRALIAALLGSVLYRIAIGLALGLKLGSFSITPSDLNLITAILVVCALIMPRMKRKFLAGRSK; encoded by the coding sequence ATGACACTGTACGCTTTTTTGGGAGCTCTGGAGCAAGGGTTTGCCTATGGCCTGATGGTCATTGGCGTCTATCTGACCTTTCGGGTGCTCGATTTCCCTGACCTGACGGTTGACGGAAGCCTGCCTCTGGGAGCGGCTGTTTCAGCCGTGGCCATTACTTCCGGCTACTCGCCGGTCCTCGCCATCCTCATGGCCAGCGGGGCTGGATTCCTTGCAGGTATGGTCACCGGAATTCTCAACACCAAGTTCAAGATACTGCATTTGCTGGCATCCATCCTGACCATGATAGCGCTCTATTCCATCAACCTGCGCATCATGGGCCGCCCCAATATGGCACTTTTGGGACAGGATACCGTTGTTGACAGATTTATCAATTTTTCCAGACTGTTGCCGCAACATGCCGCCCCGCTGCTCTTTGCTGTCATCTGTTTTGTAATCGTGGCCGTACTCATCTGGTTCCTGCACACGGAAAAAGGACTGGCCTTTCTGGCGACAGGCGACAACAAGCAAATGATCACCAGCCAGGGCGTGAACACGGACAACGTCATAATTTTCGGGGTCGGCCTGTCCAATGCCCTGGTGGCCGCGTCCGGGGCACTGGTGGCCCAGAACCAGGGTGCTGCCGATGTCAACATGGGGGTGGGAACCATCGTTGCGGGGTTGGCGTCCGTCATCATCGGTGAAACCGTGTTCGGCGACAAGACCATCAGCCGCGCACTGATTGCCGCCCTGCTCGGCTCGGTGCTGTATCGGATCGCCATCGGTCTGGCCCTGGGCCTCAAACTGGGTTCCTTTTCCATCACCCCGAGCGACCTGAATCTGATTACGGCCATCCTGGTGGTCTGCGCCCTGATAATGCCCAGAATGAAGCGCAAGTTCCTTGCCGGGAGGTCCAAATGA
- the cbiB gene encoding adenosylcobinamide-phosphate synthase CbiB, with the protein MQSTILIFTIPVLAVILDGIFGDPKSLPHPVRLIGKGLDLYEASARRVGLDLRAAGWIAVFLFGAGAWALVALLMHIPYLGVIIGVYFAYAGLALGCLVREARKVTRLLDTGDLAGARHALSMLVSRDTKGLDANGIRRTLAETMSENLNDGFVAPLFYLALFGPGGLWAYKTVSTMDSMWGYRTKQYNDLGRGAAKTDDFLAYIPARITAYLLIFVGKRQKLAHEQARARFKADALKMESPNAGWPMAAAAWLMGGQMGGPTVYFGKIKDKPALGPKGKVWDKSMILSLMSLCQKTGSLAAWVLIPTLGLLQLMF; encoded by the coding sequence ACGGTATCTTCGGCGATCCGAAGTCACTGCCGCATCCTGTCAGGCTGATCGGAAAAGGACTCGATCTCTACGAGGCCTCGGCCCGCAGAGTCGGCCTTGATCTGCGGGCAGCAGGCTGGATAGCCGTATTCCTGTTCGGAGCAGGAGCCTGGGCTTTGGTGGCGCTGCTCATGCACATTCCCTATCTGGGGGTGATCATAGGCGTCTATTTCGCCTATGCCGGGCTTGCCTTGGGCTGCCTGGTTCGTGAAGCGCGCAAGGTGACTCGCCTCCTCGACACCGGAGACCTTGCAGGGGCGCGTCATGCGCTGTCCATGTTGGTCAGCCGCGATACCAAAGGACTTGACGCCAACGGCATCCGCCGAACCCTGGCCGAAACCATGAGTGAGAACCTCAATGACGGATTCGTCGCTCCATTGTTTTACCTCGCCCTGTTCGGTCCCGGCGGATTGTGGGCCTACAAAACGGTCAGCACCATGGATTCGATGTGGGGATATCGAACCAAACAATACAATGACTTGGGTCGCGGTGCAGCCAAGACGGATGATTTCCTGGCTTATATCCCGGCCCGAATCACAGCGTATCTGCTCATATTCGTTGGAAAACGACAAAAACTTGCCCACGAACAGGCCCGAGCCCGCTTCAAAGCCGATGCACTGAAGATGGAAAGTCCCAACGCCGGTTGGCCCATGGCTGCGGCAGCCTGGCTCATGGGCGGACAAATGGGCGGTCCCACAGTCTATTTCGGCAAGATCAAGGATAAACCCGCACTCGGACCTAAAGGGAAAGTATGGGACAAGTCCATGATCCTTTCCCTGATGTCATTGTGCCAGAAGACCGGCAGTCTGGCGGCGTGGGTGCTCATCCCAACGCTCGGACTGCTGCAGCTCATGTTCTGA
- a CDS encoding divergent polysaccharide deacetylase family protein — translation MLKDDPPPPEIIMAPMAAESIEIDQAKEYEEKTSEMEDWVKQADLAIIETMRDLSFKMNELDLVDVELRQYDGRGYHYQVLQFPKVENRTQFLVTLRKRLYNRLPEAVLLDNGDSEAIVEINKLPTHRLLLESKPSTLARPEAKGPKIVIVIDDVGENYGILKGLIGLDIPLTFAVWPNASKTRASVELICKKKRDLIVHFPMEPKGYPAVKPGNDALFVSMSSDGIRKQIKYNLNKIPEAIGVNNHMGSLFTANEPGMTVALSEFRRNGLFFLDSLTSSRSVGRAVAKTTETPFYERDTFLDNVKDVNAILHQLKKTERVALGKGWAIAIGHPHAETLAALKVWQNSRNQAITVIPISKLSPE, via the coding sequence GTGCTGAAAGATGACCCACCACCGCCCGAGATCATCATGGCACCCATGGCTGCCGAGTCTATTGAGATCGATCAGGCAAAAGAATACGAGGAAAAGACCTCCGAAATGGAAGACTGGGTCAAACAGGCCGATCTCGCCATCATCGAAACCATGCGTGACCTGAGTTTCAAGATGAATGAGCTCGACCTCGTTGACGTTGAGCTGCGTCAATATGACGGCCGAGGGTATCATTACCAGGTTCTTCAGTTCCCAAAGGTGGAGAATAGAACTCAATTCCTCGTGACCTTGCGCAAACGCCTCTATAACAGACTTCCCGAGGCTGTCCTGCTCGACAACGGCGACAGTGAAGCCATTGTGGAAATCAACAAGCTTCCCACCCACCGTCTATTGCTTGAGTCCAAGCCCAGCACGCTGGCCCGTCCCGAGGCCAAAGGCCCGAAAATCGTCATAGTCATAGACGATGTCGGCGAAAATTACGGTATTCTCAAGGGACTGATCGGTTTGGACATACCACTGACATTTGCGGTCTGGCCCAACGCGAGCAAGACCAGAGCCTCGGTTGAACTGATCTGCAAAAAGAAACGCGACCTGATTGTCCATTTCCCCATGGAGCCAAAGGGATATCCAGCTGTAAAGCCTGGGAATGACGCGCTCTTCGTTTCCATGTCGAGCGACGGCATACGAAAGCAGATCAAGTATAATCTGAACAAGATTCCTGAAGCCATCGGCGTCAACAACCATATGGGGTCGCTGTTCACGGCAAATGAGCCGGGCATGACCGTGGCCCTGTCCGAATTCCGACGTAACGGATTGTTTTTCCTGGACAGCCTGACTTCTTCCCGGAGCGTGGGCAGAGCTGTTGCCAAGACCACCGAAACTCCCTTCTACGAGCGCGATACATTCCTCGACAATGTCAAGGATGTGAATGCCATTCTCCATCAACTCAAGAAGACCGAACGGGTCGCTCTCGGAAAAGGTTGGGCCATCGCCATCGGCCACCCCCACGCGGAAACTTTGGCTGCTTTGAAGGTGTGGCAAAATAGTCGTAATCAGGCCATCACGGTCATTCCTATTTCTAAACTTTCTCCTGAATAA
- the ndk gene encoding nucleoside-diphosphate kinase: protein MAIEKTFSIIKPDAVERGLIAEILKMITDSGLKIKAMKMIHMDRAKAEGFYAVHKERPFFGELVDYMISGPVVVSCLEGENAIEKYRALMGATNPADAEEGTIRAAYGQDIQNNSCHGSDGPDTAKTEVAYFFKNDELVG, encoded by the coding sequence ATGGCTATTGAAAAAACTTTTTCCATCATCAAACCTGATGCGGTTGAGCGTGGCCTCATCGCGGAAATCCTGAAAATGATCACTGACTCCGGTCTGAAGATCAAAGCCATGAAGATGATCCACATGGACCGCGCCAAAGCCGAGGGTTTTTACGCTGTTCACAAGGAACGGCCCTTCTTCGGCGAACTGGTTGATTATATGATTTCCGGTCCGGTCGTGGTTTCCTGCCTTGAAGGCGAAAACGCCATCGAAAAATACCGCGCCCTGATGGGTGCCACCAACCCGGCTGATGCCGAGGAAGGAACCATCCGCGCAGCTTACGGTCAGGACATCCAAAACAATTCCTGCCACGGTTCCGACGGTCCCGACACCGCCAAAACCGAAGTGGCCTACTTTTTCAAAAACGATGAGCTGGTGGGATAA
- a CDS encoding S41 family peptidase, with protein MRVTLWIVTFLFLFTLTVAPAPTIAGNEDHFEALKRFSQILDLVEGNYVQPVTQKELIDNSIKGMLEELDPHSTYLSPEDFKDMQSDTAGKFSGIGIEISLDQGRLIVVSPIEDTPAYKAGLLAGDLILEINGESTQDMTLMDAVKRIRGEKGTTVTLLILHKDTNKPEEVAIVRGTIPIVNVKTQSLEDGYLYLRLTKFQESSTRNLRDEIAAYQKEHTLKGIVFDLRNNPGGLLGQAVSVADTFIEDGTIVYIQGKDKASRKDFYATKNANEIQVPLVTLINAGSASASEIVAGALQDHKRSLIVGERSFGKGSVQTIIPMSDGSGIKLTTALYYTPGGRSIQAKGIEPDIRLPYIAPSENENNMRDLYTVREKDLSGHLENGDKSTKNKKDEDAEKAKDMLARDNQLRMALELVKSLPRLKEIQ; from the coding sequence ATGCGTGTTACGCTTTGGATAGTAACTTTTCTTTTCCTTTTCACTCTGACTGTTGCCCCGGCTCCTACCATCGCCGGCAACGAAGACCATTTTGAAGCACTCAAACGCTTTTCTCAAATTCTTGATCTGGTCGAGGGCAACTACGTACAGCCTGTTACCCAAAAAGAACTCATAGATAATTCCATCAAAGGAATGCTCGAAGAGTTAGACCCTCACTCGACGTATCTTTCACCTGAAGATTTCAAGGATATGCAATCTGATACGGCGGGCAAGTTCAGCGGTATCGGCATTGAGATCAGCCTGGACCAGGGACGGCTCATCGTGGTTTCCCCCATTGAAGATACTCCGGCCTATAAGGCTGGTCTTCTTGCCGGAGACCTCATTCTTGAGATAAACGGCGAATCCACCCAGGATATGACATTGATGGATGCGGTTAAGAGAATTCGAGGCGAAAAGGGAACAACCGTCACTCTGCTTATTTTGCATAAGGATACGAACAAGCCCGAAGAGGTCGCCATTGTTCGCGGCACCATTCCCATCGTCAATGTCAAAACCCAGTCCCTGGAAGACGGCTATCTCTATCTGCGTCTGACCAAGTTCCAAGAGTCCTCCACCAGAAACTTGCGTGACGAGATCGCCGCATACCAAAAAGAGCACACCCTCAAAGGTATCGTCTTTGATCTGCGCAACAACCCCGGCGGACTTTTGGGGCAAGCTGTCTCCGTTGCCGACACCTTCATTGAAGACGGCACCATCGTCTATATTCAGGGCAAGGACAAAGCCAGCCGCAAAGACTTTTATGCCACCAAAAACGCCAATGAAATTCAGGTTCCTTTGGTTACGCTGATCAACGCGGGTTCCGCTTCCGCCTCGGAAATCGTGGCCGGAGCCTTACAGGATCACAAACGTTCGCTCATCGTTGGCGAACGCTCCTTTGGCAAAGGATCAGTCCAGACCATTATTCCCATGTCCGACGGCTCAGGAATCAAACTGACAACTGCCCTTTATTACACTCCGGGCGGCCGTTCCATTCAGGCCAAGGGAATCGAACCGGACATCCGCTTGCCGTATATTGCGCCTAGCGAGAACGAAAACAACATGCGTGATCTTTACACCGTCAGGGAAAAAGATCTGAGCGGCCATCTTGAAAATGGCGATAAGTCCACGAAGAACAAGAAGGATGAGGATGCCGAAAAGGCCAAGGATATGCTGGCTCGTGACAACCAGCTTCGCATGGCCCTCGAACTGGTCAAGAGTCTGCCCAGGCTGAAAGAGATTCAGTAG
- a CDS encoding ABC transporter substrate-binding protein, with amino-acid sequence MKRIFLTLAAILLVAASAFAGKTYTISVTQIVEHPALDAMRIGAADRLKEKGIEATFNVHIAQGNPATNVQIISQIMGEAPDLVMAIATPGAQAAAQKIHDRPIVFTGVTDPVSAGLVKDLNNTDGKNITGMSDFSPINKHVELIREIVPSAKAIGVIYNAGEPNSVVLVEKLRDEAAKAGLIVEEATIANSSGVYQAAKSLVGRCDVIYIPTDNTVISAVESAVKVCTQSQLPLIVADVDSVARGAIAAVAVDYYKMGLQTGDMIAKILVDGVAPADMPIEFLNDLNLHINKKAAAAMGVTLPEATLNRAAKIIE; translated from the coding sequence GTGAAAAGAATATTTCTGACCCTTGCGGCGATTCTGTTAGTTGCCGCTTCTGCCTTTGCAGGCAAGACCTACACTATTTCCGTCACCCAGATTGTGGAACATCCCGCCCTTGACGCCATGCGGATCGGTGCAGCCGACCGATTGAAGGAAAAAGGTATTGAGGCCACTTTCAATGTCCACATTGCACAGGGCAATCCGGCCACCAACGTCCAGATTATCAGCCAGATTATGGGCGAGGCCCCCGACCTGGTCATGGCCATCGCCACACCGGGCGCACAAGCTGCCGCGCAGAAGATCCATGACCGCCCCATCGTCTTCACCGGCGTCACAGATCCCGTCTCCGCCGGTCTTGTCAAGGATTTGAACAACACGGATGGCAAGAACATCACCGGCATGTCCGATTTCAGCCCCATCAACAAGCACGTGGAACTGATCAGGGAAATCGTGCCTTCGGCAAAGGCCATCGGCGTCATCTACAACGCGGGCGAACCCAATTCCGTGGTCCTGGTCGAAAAACTGCGCGATGAGGCAGCCAAGGCCGGCCTGATCGTCGAAGAGGCCACCATTGCAAACTCCAGCGGCGTGTATCAGGCCGCCAAGAGCCTTGTGGGCCGTTGTGACGTCATCTACATTCCCACCGACAACACCGTCATTTCCGCTGTGGAGTCCGCAGTCAAGGTCTGCACCCAGAGCCAGCTTCCTCTGATCGTCGCCGATGTGGACTCCGTTGCCCGCGGCGCCATTGCCGCTGTGGCCGTCGATTACTACAAGATGGGCCTTCAGACTGGCGACATGATTGCAAAAATTCTTGTTGACGGAGTTGCCCCCGCCGACATGCCTATCGAGTTCCTCAACGACCTCAACCTGCACATCAACAAGAAGGCTGCCGCTGCCATGGGAGTGACCCTGCCCGAGGCGACCCTCAATCGGGCCGCAAAGATCATCGAATAG